Part of the Lolium rigidum isolate FL_2022 chromosome 6, APGP_CSIRO_Lrig_0.1, whole genome shotgun sequence genome, aaacagaccatggatgacctccaaactccaccaaacaatgccaaacttcctccaaccaaactccttcgaccgagagccaaactcctccgatcttagagctaatcttctccaTGACAAAACCGATCCAAAAAGATCGATCAAcaaaaacctcgccgtgagcaacccagaaagctgataccacatgatacggtggatccaagccgatccacctagattgatgcccgatctttcacagcgagaacctggtgtagagaatcctcccaacaacgcgatgaacgcagctcggagaagagggaacgaatccaagaagcaacggatcgacgaacgatacgcctcaaaccaagagctagataatccttgatgaacacaagaaccttcgcgagcggataatatagataaacggcagcgccgtacccccggagggatgatacacgggaacacacgcaactaggtatgacctaaacttttagactaaacttgttctgtcctaaaccctagccgcacctccacttatatgaggggtggggtggccggccagccctagtgggcctctctaccttggtttggacaggcccaaaccaaactgactcaatttattaaaaaccctaattggcccacatatgaccatagacataAACTAAAAtaactaagctggtggagtcctgaatcggggctccacataggcctccgtgcccatatcagacaatgttgatgcttctttgtTCTCGTCTACATCTCAACACAATCTATCCAAATGTACAGTGCATGCAATTCCTCGCACTACACATCTCAACACAATCCTTCTATACTTCATCCATCTCTAGCTTTTCGCCTATTTCCAACAACACTTTTTGTCCGAAAGACCGACATAACATCGCAGTAACTGATGTGAATCAAATGATGCATCAGAAAGGAGACATAAGCTCGACAATGGTACACTTCCTTTAGTTGATTGACATCCTTTTTAGTTGATTGACATAACTGTCATGGTAAAGTGAGATGCAGTACGATCATGTTTCTACCACAGAAGAAATATCTTGGACGTGCAGCTTTCTCTAAGTACTCAAGCTATTTCCTTTCACTGAAATGGTTCCATTCTACAGGTTCTCAttttgagagagagagacggAACGCTGACATGAGTTGTTGCGGGTGCTCTGATCTCGTTTTGCCTGGATATGTCTCCATTCGACCGGATGACGGTTTCACCATAAGGATACTTGCTCACTGTTGTGGACTAACAATGTCAAGAACCTGCATGCAATATAGAGGTAACAAAGCATATAAATGTCTGATGGAGGGAAGAATATCAAACGTCACAGGTAAAAGTGAAACCTTATTGGTGAACTGTTGAAAAGCTTGTCcttccatcaacttctccaattccTACAGGTCAATAAATAAATGGGCAGACATGAGAAAATAAATAAAGGTGGCAAAGAAAAGGGGGACTTATACTACTATAAGTGAACCAGCTATATCTGTATACACCACTATCAATTCAAGTGGCATGGGTCCACCATATGATTGAAAATTGAAAGGCATAATGGAGGTTAGGTTATAGTAGGTGTATACTGTTGGGTATGATGCAATAAGCTAAGGTATCGCATGGGTGCAGGCGCAAATAACACAAGTAATTACCTTCTCTGGTTCTGAAGAGCCATCAATCTGAAGTATCATTTTCTGCAATTCAGGGTCCTTGAGCATATCCCGGATTTCATTCAATTCCACTGTCAAAAGTGGTAAGGATAGAAGATCAAGTAAAATATATAGTGAATATATCACTGTAATAGCATGATGTGTTTCTGCTCAACTGAACTGCTTAGCTTTATCCTtcttatgatgcatatgccaataCTTTGTATTGAATGTTATTACAATACTATTTCATGCCCTCATTAAGTGCATTCTAAAATGTACTCATTGGCACTTACATCATCTATAAGGAATGATGCAAATGTAAGATGCTAATATCCTTTTCTTCTTAAAAAAATCTACATGTCAGCCTTGATAAGAAAACAACCTGAAGAgcataacaataataaaaataagtagtaAAAATTGGTAGCATACCTAAAGATCTCAATCGATTCCTGTCAACAAGCCAGCTTGCATCCTCAACTTCCAGAGCTTTTGTAGGACAAAGTTTGTTTGGAGATTGTGTGGGGCATGTTGTGTCTGGTGCTGCAGAGCAATGGTGTAGCTCACAATCAAACAATTTATTGGCATTCCTAAATTCATAATGAAGCTATATATAGCATTTTAAAGCGAAAAGtgtatttggcacatgagcaccagtgctcctgatttctaaaaatcatattttttggatttcaaaaaatatgaaattaaatacccacatacatacaaacattctgaaggtacggtaaaaaatttggagaaaaatatattatattttaagctatacaaaaaagacaaatttctgacaaatatatacctctatacgtagccacaaatttgtttttttcctgtagctcaaaatacaatataatttctaccgaaactttgcacgaatattcagaacatgtatatgtattcatggaataaatgtgataattTTTTGGAACGCAGAAatacagtttttaaatattttaaaaactgagagcactcgtgctcatgtgcaccaaatttgcttccattttaaagatgtaacttcaattatTTTGATAGCTACAACTGGAAGTAATGGTGAGACAGTGACTTATACAAATATTTACGGTAAGCAAATATGATTTATTAGCCTGAGCT contains:
- the LOC124668128 gene encoding zinc finger HIT domain-containing protein 3-like, producing MGGGSCDVCKDAPSKYKCPNCRMPYCSVTCFKKHKDESCQKITAQEEINKSSLPEEVTRSSVLEDGTNCPNDKDQLPSLSPDTTCPTQSPNKLCPTKALEVEDASWLVDRNRLRSLVELNEIRDMLKDPELQKMILQIDGSSEPEKELEKLMEGQAFQQFTNKVLDIVSPQQ